One genomic window of Punica granatum isolate Tunisia-2019 chromosome 1, ASM765513v2, whole genome shotgun sequence includes the following:
- the LOC116192399 gene encoding sugar transporter ERD6-like 6, whose product MSFREDSDEGRDLRKPFLHTGSWYRMGSRQSSMMGSSQAVIRESSISVVACVLIVALGPIQFGFTSGYSSPTQSAIVKDLGLTVSEYSLFGSLSNVGAMVGAIASGQIAEYIGRKGSLMIAAIPNIIGWLAISFAKDSSFLYMGRLLEGFGVGIISYTVPVYIAEIAPQNMRGSLGSVNQLSVTIGIMLAYLLGIFVEWRILAVLGILPCTILIPGLFFIPESPRWLAKMGMTEEFESSLQVLRGFDTDISLEVNEIKRAVASSSRRTTIRFVELKRRRYWFPLMVGIGLLILQQLSGINGVLFYSSAIFESAGITSSNLATFALGVIQVIATAVTTWLVDKTGRRILLIISSAGMTVSLLIVAASFYIKGAISDTSTLYTVLSILSLVGVVAMVVAFSLGMGPIPWIIMSEILPINIKGLAGSIATLSNWFTSWVITMTANLLLTWSSGGTFTIYMVVSAFTVAFCAIWVPETKGRALEEIQRSFR is encoded by the exons atgaGTTTCAGGGAAGACAGTGATGAGGGAAGGGATCTCAGGAAGCCCTTCTTGCACACCGGCAGCTGGTACCGTATGGGCTCCAGGCAGTCCAGCATGATGGGCTCTTCTCAGGCGGTCATCCGAGAGAGCTCCATATCGGTTGTTGCCTGCGTCCTGATTGTGGCTTTGGGTCCTATCCAGTTTGGCTTCACG TCAGGTTATTCCTCCCCCACACAGAGTGCAATCGTTAAGGATCTCGGCCTTACTGTCTCAGAG TACTCTCTATTTGGTTCTCTTTCAAATGTGGGAGCTATGGTCGGGGCCATCGCCAGCGGACAAATTGCAGAGTATATTGGACGCAAAGGG TCTCTAATGATTGCAGCCATACCAAATATTATTGGATGGCTAGCCATTTCCTTTGCTAAG GATTCTTCCTTTCTCTACATGGGAAGATTATTGGAAGGATTTGGTGTTGGCATTATTTCTTACACG GTCCCTGTGTATATAGCTGAGATAGCACCTCAAAATATGAGGGGGAGTTTGGGCTCTGTGAATCAG CTTTCGGTCACAATTGGGATAATGTTGGCTTATCTCCTGGGGATCTTCGTTGAATGGAGAATACTGGCCGTTTTAG GTATATTGCCATGTACAATACTGATCCCTGGTCTATTTTTCATTCCAGAATCTCCTCGGTGGCTG GCAAAAATGGGCATGACGGAAGAGTTTGAGTCTTCTTTGCAAGTTCTCCGAGGGTTTGACACTGATATCTCCCTTGAAGTGAATGAAATTAAG AGAGCTGTCGCTTCGAGCAGCAGAAGAACTACCATCAGATTTGTAGAActcaaaagaagaagatactGGTTCCCTCTAATG GTTGGAATTGGACTACTTATTCTGCAACAGCTCAGTGGAATTAATGGTGTACTATTTTATTCTAGTGCCATTTTTGAAAGTGCTG GGATTACATCAAGCAATTTAGCAACATTTGCTCTTGGTGTTATTCAG GTCATTGCTACCGCAGTCACTACTTGGTTGGTGGACAAAACGGGCCGAAGGATTCTTCTCATT ATTTCCTCTGCTGGGATGACGGTCAGCCTTCTCATAGTTGCAGCATCATTCTATATAAAG GGTGCGATATCAGATACTTCTACTCTCTACACTGTTCTGAGCATTCTCTCTTTGGTTGGAGTTGTG GCGATGGTCGTTGCTTTCTCCCTTGGAATGGGGCCCATTCCATGGATTATTATGTCCGAG ATCCTTCCAATTAACATAAAGGGCCTTGCTGGAAGCATTGCAACTCTCTCCAATTGGTTCACCTCGTGGGTTATCACTATGACTGCAAACTTGCTCCTAACTTGGAGCAGTGGAG GTACATTCACAATCTACATGGTAGTGAGTGCTTTCACTGTGGCCTTTTGTGCTATTTGGGTGCCTGAGACAAAGGGAAGAGCTCTAGAAGAAATTCAGAGGTCCTTCAGATGA